Proteins encoded by one window of Oceanispirochaeta sp.:
- a CDS encoding LemA family protein produces the protein MNKKIKVGWIILAVIAVLILMGFSSFKGTYNKMVTLDESVTASWSQVENVYQRRMDLIPNLVNTVKGYASHEQETFALITEARSKAGGTLQVSDEVLNNPESFQRFQQAQSELGSALQRLMVVSENYPELKADQNFLALQDQLEGTENRIAVERKRFNESVQSFNMYIRQFPRIMIANLMGFDEKKYYQSALGADQAPTVSFE, from the coding sequence ATGAATAAAAAAATAAAAGTCGGATGGATCATTCTGGCCGTTATCGCGGTTCTGATTCTGATGGGCTTTTCTTCATTTAAGGGAACATATAATAAAATGGTGACCCTGGATGAATCAGTCACCGCATCCTGGAGTCAGGTTGAGAATGTGTACCAGAGACGGATGGATCTCATCCCTAATCTTGTGAATACAGTGAAAGGTTATGCCTCTCATGAACAGGAGACATTTGCTCTTATCACCGAGGCTCGCTCCAAGGCGGGAGGAACCCTTCAAGTTTCCGATGAAGTCCTGAATAACCCTGAAAGTTTTCAGAGGTTCCAGCAGGCTCAGAGTGAATTGGGCAGTGCTCTTCAGAGGTTAATGGTCGTCTCTGAAAATTATCCCGAACTCAAGGCGGATCAGAACTTTCTCGCTCTCCAGGATCAGCTTGAGGGAACGGAAAACCGGATTGCCGTGGAACGAAAACGTTTTAATGAGTCAGTTCAAAGCTTCAATATGTATATTCGTCAATTTCCTCGGATCATGATTGCCAATTTAATGGGCTTCGATGAAAAAAAATACTATCAGTCAGCTCTGGGTGCGGATCAAGCTCCCACCGTTTCATTTGAATAA
- a CDS encoding C-GCAxxG-C-C family (seleno)protein, whose translation MDRENEALKHFTHENKKVRVNCAQAILKTYHPIGLDLDSELVLDFKKYGHGKAPEKYCGAYYAASYLLENHKPELKDDFESWFRKEAGDIVCKKIRKGKKLSCNGCVLQAGRFLNYVFPVHTAS comes from the coding sequence TTGGACAGAGAGAATGAAGCCCTTAAACACTTTACCCATGAAAATAAAAAAGTCCGGGTCAATTGCGCCCAGGCCATACTAAAAACATACCATCCCATAGGTCTTGATCTGGACAGTGAACTTGTCCTGGATTTTAAGAAGTATGGTCATGGAAAAGCCCCTGAAAAGTATTGCGGCGCCTATTATGCGGCGTCCTATTTGCTGGAAAATCATAAACCAGAACTAAAGGATGACTTTGAATCCTGGTTCAGGAAGGAAGCGGGAGATATAGTCTGCAAAAAAATACGGAAGGGTAAAAAATTGAGCTGCAACGGTTGTGTTCTCCAGGCAGGACGCTTCCTGAATTATGTTTTTCCGGTGCACACAGCATCCTGA